A stretch of the Rodentibacter haemolyticus genome encodes the following:
- the rpsP gene encoding 30S ribosomal protein S16 yields the protein MVTIRLSRGGAKKRPFYQIVVADSRSPRDGRFIERIGFFNPIAQGKAERVRIDLDRVNHWVGQGASLSDRVASLVKEVQKAA from the coding sequence ATGGTAACCATTCGTTTATCTCGTGGCGGAGCTAAAAAACGCCCATTTTATCAAATCGTAGTCGCAGACAGCCGTTCACCACGTGATGGTCGTTTCATTGAGCGTATCGGTTTCTTCAATCCGATCGCACAGGGTAAAGCAGAACGTGTACGTATTGATTTAGACCGTGTAAATCACTGGGTCGGTCAAGGTGCATCATTATCTGATCGTGTTGCGAGTTTGGTAAAAGAAGTTCAAAAAGCTGCTTAA
- a CDS encoding surface-adhesin E family protein, which yields MKKILLTFPIMLLAACSVQTQQNREPQEVKLMPPAQDRKGFVRLVKDVNYYIDTDSIWVDNEEPEEVHFDAVVNLDKGLYVYPKESKRYARSVRQYKILNCKNYRLTQVRTDFYDEFWGEGLRAAPKKQRKHSIRLTPNTTLYNAAQIICVNYSK from the coding sequence ATGAAAAAAATACTTTTAACTTTCCCCATCATGCTACTTGCCGCTTGTTCTGTTCAGACACAACAAAATAGAGAACCGCAAGAGGTTAAGTTGATGCCTCCCGCTCAAGATCGTAAAGGGTTCGTCAGATTAGTTAAAGATGTTAATTATTACATTGATACGGACTCAATCTGGGTTGATAACGAAGAGCCTGAAGAGGTACATTTTGATGCCGTGGTGAATTTAGATAAAGGATTGTACGTTTATCCGAAAGAGTCTAAACGTTATGCCCGTTCTGTTCGACAATATAAGATTTTGAATTGTAAGAATTATCGCTTAACGCAGGTTCGAACTGACTTCTATGACGAATTTTGGGGAGAGGGTTTACGAGCTGCCCCGAAAAAACAAAGGAAACATAGTATTCGTTTAACACCAAATACGACACTTTATAATGCGGCACAGATTATTTGTGTCAATTACAGTAAATAA
- the rplS gene encoding 50S ribosomal protein L19 → MSNIIKQLEQEQLKQNLPSFRPGDTLEVKVWVVEGSKRRLQAFEGVVIAIRNRGLHSAFTLRKVSNGVGVERVFQTHSPVVESIAVKRKGAVRKAKLYYLRERSGKSARIKERLGE, encoded by the coding sequence ATGTCTAACATTATTAAACAACTTGAACAAGAACAACTAAAACAAAACCTACCGAGCTTTCGTCCGGGTGATACTTTAGAAGTTAAAGTATGGGTAGTGGAAGGTAGTAAACGTCGTTTGCAAGCGTTCGAAGGCGTGGTTATTGCAATTCGTAACCGCGGCTTGCACTCTGCATTTACTTTACGTAAAGTTTCAAACGGTGTTGGTGTTGAACGTGTATTCCAAACTCACTCTCCGGTCGTTGAGTCAATTGCTGTGAAACGTAAAGGTGCGGTACGTAAAGCTAAACTTTACTACTTACGTGAGCGTTCAGGTAAATCAGCTCGTATTAAAGAGCGTTTGGGCGAATAG
- a CDS encoding IS3 family transposase, giving the protein MLLREDGTPYAIQSMSRRGNCYDNAVMESFFSLLKSEAFYPKQFSHIDELEQALHRYIRYYNEKRIKLGLKNLSPVDYRTQYLS; this is encoded by the coding sequence TTGCTTCTTAGAGAAGATGGCACGCCTTATGCGATTCAGAGTATGAGTCGTCGGGGTAATTGCTATGATAATGCGGTAATGGAAAGTTTCTTTAGTTTATTGAAATCAGAAGCTTTTTACCCTAAACAATTTAGTCATATTGATGAGTTGGAGCAGGCGCTTCACCGTTATATTCGTTATTACAATGAGAAACGGATTAAATTAGGTTTAAAAAATTTGAGCCCTGTGGATTACAGGACTCAATATTTAAGTTAA
- a CDS encoding helix-hairpin-helix domain-containing protein: MKLIKTLISSLVLGSALVSSSVLAEEKAVEPLTAQTTTEKAPSADVGDKLNINTATASEIQKSLTGIGAKKAEAIVQYREKHGNFTSAEQLLEVQGIGKATLEKNRDRLAF, from the coding sequence ATGAAATTAATTAAAACCTTAATCAGCTCACTTGTTCTGGGAAGCGCATTAGTCAGTTCATCTGTTTTGGCAGAGGAAAAAGCGGTAGAGCCCTTAACAGCACAAACAACAACCGAAAAAGCCCCTTCCGCCGATGTGGGTGATAAGTTAAATATTAACACTGCAACAGCAAGTGAAATCCAAAAATCCTTAACCGGTATTGGTGCCAAAAAAGCAGAGGCGATTGTACAATATCGTGAAAAGCATGGTAATTTTACCTCAGCGGAGCAACTGCTTGAGGTTCAAGGTATCGGTAAAGCGACACTTGAAAAAAATCGTGATCGTTTGGCATTTTAA
- a CDS encoding ABC transporter ATP-binding protein: MIKLDNLTLPYALRNISCHIPQGKLVGIMGANGSGKSTLLKAIAGIISPASGRILLKNGDLAQISAKEKSHQLAYFAQQTDIHWDLAVRDVIALGLLSPLSETKEQEKVRSISEQFSITHLLNKPFQQLSGGEKARVQLARCCIKNAPLLLADEPIASLDPYYQIDMMEQLKALSPEITCVMAIHHLSLAYRFCDEIILLADGKVIASGATQVVINHENLAKAFDIQAEIDMERKEIYRVTKSFK; encoded by the coding sequence ATGATCAAACTCGACAATCTCACCCTGCCCTATGCACTTCGCAATATTTCTTGCCATATCCCGCAAGGGAAATTAGTTGGTATTATGGGGGCGAATGGGTCGGGGAAATCCACCTTGCTTAAAGCCATTGCGGGGATCATTTCGCCTGCAAGCGGTCGGATTTTGCTAAAAAATGGCGATTTAGCCCAGATCTCGGCAAAAGAAAAAAGTCATCAACTTGCCTACTTTGCTCAACAAACTGATATTCATTGGGATTTAGCTGTGCGAGACGTGATTGCTCTCGGGTTACTTTCGCCTTTATCGGAAACCAAAGAACAAGAAAAAGTGCGGTCGATTTCAGAGCAGTTTTCTATTACTCACTTGCTTAATAAACCTTTTCAACAGCTTTCCGGTGGAGAAAAAGCACGTGTTCAATTAGCCCGTTGTTGCATTAAAAATGCCCCTCTACTATTGGCTGACGAACCCATCGCCTCCCTAGATCCCTATTACCAAATCGATATGATGGAGCAACTCAAAGCCCTCAGCCCTGAAATAACCTGTGTGATGGCGATTCACCATTTGTCGCTCGCTTATCGTTTTTGTGATGAGATTATTTTGCTTGCTGATGGAAAAGTGATCGCAAGTGGAGCAACACAAGTGGTCATTAATCACGAAAATTTGGCAAAAGCCTTTGATATTCAAGCGGAAATTGATATGGAAAGAAAAGAGATTTATCGCGTAACGAAATCTTTTAAATAA
- the pflA gene encoding pyruvate formate lyase 1-activating protein has protein sequence MSVLGRIHSFESCGTVDGPGIRFILFMQGCLMRCKYCHNRDTWDLDGGREISVEELMKEVVSYRHFMNATGGGVTASGGEAVLQAEFVRDWFRACRKEGINTCLDTNGFVRHYDHIIDELLDVTDLVLLDLKELNDKVHQNLIGVPNKRTLEFAKYLQKRHQRTWIRYVVVPGYTDNDHDVHLLGQFIEGMENIEKVELLPYHRLGAHKWKTLGFDYELEDVMPPTRESLEHIKSILEGYGHTVKF, from the coding sequence ATGTCTGTTTTAGGAAGAATCCATTCATTTGAGTCCTGCGGTACCGTTGATGGGCCGGGTATTCGTTTTATTTTATTTATGCAAGGCTGTTTAATGCGTTGTAAATATTGCCATAACCGGGATACTTGGGATTTAGATGGTGGGAGAGAAATCAGTGTAGAAGAATTGATGAAAGAAGTGGTGAGTTATCGCCATTTTATGAATGCCACAGGGGGCGGTGTTACTGCATCAGGCGGAGAGGCTGTTCTTCAAGCCGAATTTGTGCGTGATTGGTTCCGTGCATGTAGAAAAGAAGGGATTAACACCTGCTTGGATACAAACGGTTTTGTTCGTCATTATGATCACATTATTGATGAATTATTAGATGTGACGGATTTGGTTTTACTTGATCTAAAAGAGCTCAATGATAAGGTTCATCAAAACTTGATTGGCGTACCGAATAAGCGTACGCTTGAATTTGCAAAATATCTGCAAAAACGTCATCAACGAACTTGGATTCGCTATGTTGTCGTACCGGGTTATACGGATAATGATCATGATGTGCATTTGCTTGGGCAGTTTATCGAGGGGATGGAAAATATCGAAAAAGTCGAACTGTTGCCATATCACCGTCTAGGCGCACATAAATGGAAAACCCTAGGATTTGATTATGAACTTGAAGATGTTATGCCGCCAACACGTGAATCTTTAGAACATATCAAATCTATTTTGGAAGGCTACGGGCACACCGTTAAATTTTAA
- the trmD gene encoding tRNA (guanosine(37)-N1)-methyltransferase TrmD — protein sequence MWIGIITLFPEMFKAITEFGVTGRAVKQKLLQVQCWNPRDFTLDKHKTVDDRPYGGGPGMLMMVQPLRDAIQAAKTVAGEGVKVIYLSPQGRKLEQSGVTELAQNQKLILVCGRYEGIDERLIQTEIDEEWSIGDYVLTGGELPAMTLIDAVARFIPGVLGKQASAEEDSFADGLLDCPHYTRPVVLEGLTVPPVLMSGHHEEIRKWRLKKSLERTWLRRPELLEGLALTDEQSKLLKEVKAENNGIIS from the coding sequence ATGTGGATTGGAATAATTACGTTATTCCCCGAAATGTTTAAAGCAATTACGGAATTTGGGGTAACAGGCAGAGCAGTAAAACAGAAACTTCTGCAAGTGCAATGTTGGAATCCGCGCGATTTCACGCTTGATAAGCATAAAACTGTGGATGATCGCCCTTATGGCGGTGGTCCGGGAATGCTGATGATGGTACAACCTTTGCGGGATGCGATTCAGGCAGCGAAGACAGTAGCAGGAGAAGGTGTAAAGGTAATTTATCTTTCGCCACAAGGACGTAAACTTGAACAATCCGGTGTGACGGAACTGGCTCAAAATCAAAAATTGATTTTAGTTTGTGGACGTTACGAGGGAATTGACGAGAGATTGATTCAAACTGAAATTGATGAAGAATGGTCAATCGGGGATTACGTTCTAACCGGTGGGGAATTACCGGCAATGACATTAATTGATGCTGTTGCCAGATTTATTCCCGGTGTATTGGGAAAACAAGCTTCCGCAGAAGAGGATTCTTTCGCAGATGGTCTGTTAGATTGCCCGCATTACACAAGACCGGTTGTATTGGAAGGCTTAACTGTGCCGCCGGTGCTGATGTCGGGGCATCACGAAGAAATTCGTAAATGGCGATTAAAAAAATCGCTGGAAAGAACGTGGCTCCGCCGCCCTGAGCTCTTAGAAGGCCTAGCTCTGACTGACGAACAATCAAAGCTGTTAAAGGAAGTGAAAGCGGAAAATAACGGCATAATCAGTTAA
- the focA gene encoding formate transporter FocA, whose protein sequence is MSDIKTSSIVALTPLEATNFAEEAAVYKAKKRPFLSFMSGISAGACIALAFIFYTTTQTASAGAPWGLTKLVGGLVFSIGVIMVVLLGSELFTSSTLTLIARIGGKITTWQMIRNWIAVYFGNFAGSLIIVAFVWFGGQTMTANGQWGLTILTTAQHKIHHTWVEAFNLGILCNIMVCLAVWLSYSGRTVIDKAFIMIMPIGLFVASGFEHCVANMFMIPMGIITAHYSTPEFWQQLGIEAGKYADLDVYHFIIKNLIPVTLGNIVGGAVCVGLFQRYLTKSH, encoded by the coding sequence ATGTCAGATATAAAAACTTCTTCTATAGTCGCGCTAACTCCGCTTGAAGCGACAAACTTTGCGGAAGAGGCAGCGGTCTATAAAGCAAAAAAACGTCCATTTCTTTCTTTTATGTCAGGCATTAGTGCGGGTGCGTGCATTGCGTTGGCATTCATTTTTTATACCACAACACAAACCGCATCAGCAGGTGCACCTTGGGGCTTAACCAAATTAGTCGGTGGTTTAGTTTTCTCTATCGGGGTGATTATGGTTGTTTTGTTAGGGTCAGAACTTTTTACTTCATCAACTCTTACACTTATCGCCCGTATTGGAGGAAAAATCACAACGTGGCAAATGATTCGTAATTGGATCGCAGTCTATTTCGGCAATTTTGCCGGTAGCTTAATTATTGTCGCATTTGTTTGGTTTGGTGGGCAAACGATGACCGCAAACGGGCAGTGGGGATTGACTATTTTAACTACAGCCCAGCATAAGATTCACCATACTTGGGTTGAAGCCTTTAACTTAGGTATTTTGTGTAACATTATGGTGTGTTTGGCAGTTTGGTTATCCTATTCGGGGAGAACCGTTATTGACAAAGCATTCATTATGATTATGCCGATCGGTTTATTTGTCGCATCCGGTTTCGAGCACTGTGTGGCAAATATGTTTATGATTCCAATGGGAATTATTACTGCACATTATAGTACCCCTGAATTTTGGCAACAATTGGGTATTGAAGCGGGTAAATACGCAGATTTAGACGTTTATCATTTTATTATTAAGAATTTAATCCCGGTGACGTTGGGAAATATTGTGGGTGGCGCAGTTTGTGTCGGCTTATTCCAACGTTACCTAACAAAATCCCACTAA
- a CDS encoding DDE-type integrase/transposase/recombinase, translating to MNALRHRHRLPLLLQILSLSRSTYYYKTTAQDNTRIRQRILQLHQDNEGRDGYRMLRVKLRKEGLFLSGKTVLSHMQALNIRSCVKVKRCRKGGKTSYVAPNLLAGNFSAKKLKQKFVTDVTEFRVGKEKLYLSPMMDLANREIIAYQIGRRPSFALVSGMLKKTLAQLSREDLPIIHSERHALWAETLAGIAS from the coding sequence GTGAATGCCTTAAGACATAGGCATCGCTTGCCCCTGTTATTGCAAATTCTGTCCTTATCCCGTTCAACTTATTACTATAAAACGACTGCGCAGGATAATACCCGGATTCGACAGCGAATTTTACAGCTTCATCAAGATAATGAAGGGAGGGACGGCTATCGGATGTTACGGGTGAAGTTACGTAAGGAAGGGCTTTTTCTAAGCGGTAAAACCGTGCTTTCACATATGCAAGCCCTGAATATTCGCTCTTGTGTCAAAGTGAAACGTTGTAGGAAAGGCGGGAAAACAAGCTACGTTGCCCCGAATCTTCTGGCCGGCAATTTTAGTGCGAAGAAACTGAAGCAGAAATTCGTGACGGATGTCACCGAGTTTCGGGTGGGGAAAGAAAAGTTGTATTTATCACCGATGATGGATTTGGCGAATAGAGAAATTATCGCCTATCAAATAGGGAGACGACCTTCCTTTGCCTTGGTGAGCGGTATGCTCAAGAAAACCTTGGCACAATTAAGCCGGGAAGATTTACCGATAATCCATAGTGAAAGGCACGCTTTATGGGCTGAAACGTTGGCGGGAATTGCTTCTTAG
- the rimM gene encoding ribosome maturation factor RimM (Essential for efficient processing of 16S rRNA), translated as MEQQRIEVVGKLGSTYGIRGWLRIYSSTEYAESIFDYQPWFLKIKGQWQLTEIENWRHHNHELIVKLKGIDDREAAQVLANVEIGVDLSVFPELEEGDYYWHDLIGCSVVNLQGYTMGTVTEMMETGSNDVLVVKSNAKDAFGKQERLIPFLYEQVVKRVDLATKTIEVDWDAGF; from the coding sequence ATGGAACAGCAACGTATTGAAGTTGTGGGCAAATTAGGCTCAACTTACGGTATCCGTGGGTGGTTACGTATTTATTCATCAACCGAATATGCTGAAAGCATTTTTGACTATCAACCTTGGTTTTTAAAAATCAAGGGGCAATGGCAACTGACGGAAATTGAAAATTGGCGTCATCATAATCACGAGCTTATCGTGAAGCTAAAAGGCATCGATGATCGTGAGGCTGCACAGGTTTTGGCAAACGTTGAAATCGGTGTGGATTTATCCGTATTTCCAGAGTTAGAAGAAGGCGATTATTACTGGCACGATTTAATAGGTTGTTCGGTAGTAAATCTTCAAGGCTATACGATGGGGACGGTAACGGAAATGATGGAAACCGGTTCAAATGACGTACTGGTGGTTAAGTCCAATGCCAAAGATGCTTTCGGAAAACAAGAACGGTTAATCCCGTTTTTGTACGAACAAGTAGTTAAAAGAGTCGATCTCGCCACTAAAACGATTGAAGTGGATTGGGACGCTGGTTTCTAA
- the pflB gene encoding formate C-acetyltransferase: MSELNEAQKVAWAGFSGGDWQENVNVRDFIQKNYTPYEGDDSFLAGPTEATTKLWESVMEGIKIENRTHAPLDFDEHTPSTITSHAPGYINKDLEKIVGLQTDEPLKRAIMPFGGIKMVEGSCKVYGRELDPEVKKIFTEYRKTHNQGVFDVYTPDILRCRKSGVLTGLPDAYGRGRIIGDYRRVALYGVDFLMKDKYAQFTSLQENLENGVDLEGTIRLREEIAEQHRALSQMKQMAASYGFDISNPATNAQEAIQWMYFAYLAAIKSQNGAAMSFGRTATFIDIYIERDLKAGKITETEAQELVDHLVMKLRMVRFLRTPEYDQLFSGDPMWATETIAGMGLDGRTLVTKNTFRILHTLYNMGTSPEPNLTILWSEQLPENFKRFCAKVSIDTSSVQYENDDLMRPDFNNDDYAIACCVSPMVVGKQMQFFGARANLAKTLLYAINGGIDEKLGMQVGPKTAPITDEVLDFDTVMTRMDSFMDWLAKQYVTALNIIHYMHDKYSYEAALMALHDRDVYRTMACGIAGLSVAADSLSAIKYAKVKPVRGDIKDKEGNVVASNVAIDFEIEGEYPQYGNNDNRVDDIACDLVERFMKKIQKLKTYRNAVPTQSVLTITSNVVYGKKTGNTPDGRRAGAPFGPGANPMHGRDQKGAVASLTSVAKLPFAYAKDGISYTFSIVPNALGKDAEAQRRNLAGLMDGYFHHEATVEGGQHLNVNVLNREMLLDAMEHPEKYPQLTIRVSGYAVRFNSLTKEQQQDVITRTFTQTM, translated from the coding sequence ATGTCAGAACTTAATGAAGCGCAAAAAGTTGCTTGGGCCGGTTTTAGCGGTGGCGATTGGCAGGAAAATGTCAATGTACGTGACTTTATTCAAAAAAACTATACCCCGTATGAAGGTGATGACTCTTTCTTAGCAGGACCGACCGAGGCTACAACGAAGCTTTGGGAATCCGTAATGGAAGGCATCAAAATTGAAAACCGTACACACGCGCCATTAGATTTTGATGAACATACGCCATCAACGATCACTTCTCACGCACCGGGTTATATCAATAAAGATTTAGAAAAAATCGTTGGTCTTCAAACAGATGAACCTTTAAAACGTGCCATTATGCCATTTGGCGGTATTAAAATGGTGGAAGGATCATGTAAAGTTTATGGTCGGGAACTCGATCCTGAAGTGAAAAAAATCTTTACTGAATACCGTAAAACCCATAACCAGGGTGTATTTGACGTTTACACTCCGGATATTTTACGCTGCCGTAAATCAGGCGTGTTAACCGGTTTGCCTGATGCATACGGTCGTGGCCGTATTATCGGTGACTATCGCCGTGTTGCACTTTATGGTGTCGATTTCTTAATGAAAGATAAATACGCTCAATTTACTTCATTACAAGAAAATCTTGAGAACGGGGTTGATCTTGAAGGTACGATTCGTTTACGTGAAGAAATTGCAGAGCAACACCGCGCATTAAGTCAAATGAAACAAATGGCGGCAAGCTATGGTTTTGATATTTCTAATCCGGCAACGAATGCTCAAGAAGCTATTCAGTGGATGTACTTTGCGTATTTAGCGGCAATCAAATCACAAAATGGTGCTGCGATGTCATTTGGTCGTACGGCAACTTTTATCGATATCTATATCGAACGTGATTTAAAAGCAGGTAAAATCACAGAAACCGAAGCGCAAGAGTTAGTGGATCACTTAGTAATGAAATTACGTATGGTTCGTTTCTTACGTACACCTGAATACGATCAATTATTCTCCGGTGACCCGATGTGGGCGACTGAAACCATTGCAGGTATGGGGTTAGACGGTCGTACGTTAGTTACCAAAAATACCTTCCGTATTTTACATACCCTTTATAATATGGGTACTTCACCGGAGCCGAACTTAACGATTCTTTGGTCTGAGCAATTACCGGAAAACTTCAAACGTTTCTGTGCGAAAGTTTCTATTGATACTTCATCCGTTCAGTATGAAAACGATGACTTAATGCGTCCGGATTTCAATAATGACGATTATGCAATCGCGTGTTGCGTATCACCAATGGTGGTTGGTAAACAAATGCAATTCTTCGGTGCACGTGCGAACTTGGCAAAAACCTTGTTGTATGCAATCAATGGCGGTATCGATGAAAAATTAGGTATGCAAGTCGGGCCAAAAACAGCTCCGATTACAGATGAAGTGTTAGACTTTGATACTGTGATGACACGTATGGATAGCTTTATGGATTGGTTAGCGAAACAGTATGTGACCGCACTAAACATCATCCACTATATGCACGATAAATATTCATACGAAGCTGCGTTAATGGCGTTACACGATCGTGATGTTTATCGCACAATGGCTTGTGGTATTGCAGGTCTTTCTGTGGCGGCCGACTCACTTTCTGCAATTAAATATGCGAAAGTTAAACCTGTTCGTGGCGACATCAAAGATAAAGAAGGCAATGTAGTTGCATCTAATGTAGCGATTGATTTTGAAATTGAAGGGGAATATCCGCAATACGGTAATAACGACAACCGTGTAGATGATATTGCCTGCGATCTTGTTGAACGCTTTATGAAGAAAATTCAAAAACTCAAAACTTATCGTAATGCAGTGCCTACCCAATCTGTACTTACTATCACTTCTAACGTGGTATATGGTAAGAAAACAGGTAATACCCCTGATGGTCGTCGCGCAGGTGCGCCATTCGGACCGGGTGCAAACCCAATGCACGGTCGTGACCAAAAAGGTGCGGTAGCGTCATTAACTTCTGTGGCTAAACTTCCGTTTGCTTATGCGAAAGACGGTATTTCTTACACCTTCTCCATCGTACCGAATGCTTTGGGTAAAGATGCTGAAGCACAACGTCGCAATCTTGCAGGGTTAATGGACGGTTACTTCCACCACGAAGCGACCGTTGAAGGTGGCCAACACTTAAATGTGAACGTGTTAAACCGTGAAATGTTGTTGGACGCAATGGAACATCCTGAGAAATATCCTCAGTTAACGATTCGTGTTTCAGGCTATGCCGTACGTTTTAACTCTTTAACGAAAGAGCAACAACAAGACGTTATCACACGTACTTTCACACAAACAATGTAA
- a CDS encoding FecCD family ABC transporter permease yields the protein MKKLNLFFTALLVFTTGLAIFYQLGDFALLRNAEGMPADLRSLVLWDIRLPRIGLALLTGASLAVAGNAMQGIFQNPLASPGLLGSSSGAAATTVFLLYYFSAPLSLLLLGGVSGALASFLVVYFIARNHGTTMMILAGLAVNLLLGSSIALLLSNAQSPWALAELYRWLQGSLMWAKLDTLLFSLPFVLLGGVCLYRQRRYVDVLTFGTETASTMGVNPKRSFFITTFGAALLVGVVIPQTGTIGFIGLIAPHFARILLKKRPSQLYLTSGLIGALLVLTADLTILYVPFFNRIYIGTLISIIGAPCLIWILFTQQRRIAQ from the coding sequence ATGAAAAAACTCAATCTTTTTTTTACCGCACTTTTAGTGTTTACCACAGGCTTGGCGATATTTTATCAGTTGGGGGATTTTGCGTTGTTGCGAAATGCTGAAGGTATGCCGGCCGATTTGCGATCCCTCGTGCTGTGGGATATTCGCTTGCCACGCATTGGCTTGGCGTTACTTACCGGAGCAAGCTTGGCGGTGGCAGGCAATGCGATGCAGGGGATTTTTCAAAATCCCCTCGCCAGTCCTGGGTTGCTCGGCAGCAGTTCGGGGGCGGCCGCCACCACAGTGTTTTTGCTCTACTATTTTTCCGCACCGCTAAGCCTGCTGTTGCTAGGCGGCGTTAGTGGGGCGTTGGCAAGTTTTTTGGTGGTCTATTTTATCGCGAGAAATCACGGCACAACGATGATGATTTTGGCAGGGCTAGCGGTCAATTTATTGCTTGGCTCAAGTATCGCCTTGCTGCTTTCCAACGCTCAAAGCCCGTGGGCATTGGCAGAGCTTTATCGCTGGCTGCAAGGCTCACTGATGTGGGCAAAGCTTGACACCTTGCTTTTTTCTTTACCCTTCGTGTTGCTTGGTGGCGTTTGTCTATATCGCCAACGGCGATACGTCGATGTACTTACCTTCGGCACTGAGACGGCGAGTACAATGGGAGTAAACCCGAAGCGAAGCTTTTTTATCACGACTTTTGGTGCGGCATTGCTGGTTGGCGTAGTCATTCCACAAACCGGTACAATCGGTTTTATCGGCTTAATCGCCCCTCATTTTGCTCGTATTTTGCTGAAAAAACGCCCATCACAACTCTATTTGACCAGTGGTCTCATCGGGGCGTTATTGGTGTTAACGGCGGATCTGACGATCCTCTATGTACCGTTTTTTAACCGTATCTATATTGGCACGCTCATTTCGATTATCGGGGCCCCGTGCTTGATTTGGATTTTGTTTACCCAACAGCGGAGAATCGCTCAATGA
- a CDS encoding helix-turn-helix domain-containing protein: MGKHYSTDFKLNIVKMIGNDQLGIREAAERYHISSHASIVNWLQRFQKQGMNGLIRQPNKGYSQKMKKYDGSETVKDLTDRNALLKRIEYLEAENDVLKKLKALREQKVKRKKGS; this comes from the coding sequence ATGGGCAAACATTATTCAACAGACTTTAAATTAAACATCGTTAAAATGATAGGAAACGACCAATTAGGTATCCGAGAAGCGGCAGAACGCTACCATATCTCAAGCCATGCCTCTATCGTAAATTGGTTGCAACGTTTCCAAAAACAAGGTATGAACGGGCTTATTCGCCAACCTAATAAGGGATATTCACAAAAAATGAAAAAATATGATGGTTCGGAGACGGTCAAAGACCTGACGGATAGAAATGCGCTTTTAAAACGAATAGAATACCTTGAAGCGGAAAATGATGTGCTAAAAAAGTTAAAAGCCTTGCGGGAGCAGAAAGTCAAAAGGAAAAAAGGGTCATAG
- a CDS encoding TroA family protein yields MLYPKFNISVFLTALFLSFSAYAEQFVSLTLCSDRLLIEIARPEQIAAMSPYSKKPLMMLDKLNVDKPIVEPNLTELLPYLDKTILLNENFYPQLVESLKRLGVKIIPVNDSPQTPDELFKFILQLGEITRNQEHAKKLVLKLKSKNFNLNQTLTDTLMVSDTGVAESYLPQYPVLLNLLGLQPLKTPLTLQNFSLEKVLLAQPHFLIRQTDNRGYNLQAEWLSHPVLQHFFRNRPLVTIPLKYTYCFDHGIWQGAEKIYRQVKQ; encoded by the coding sequence ATGTTATATCCAAAATTCAATATTTCTGTTTTTCTCACCGCACTTTTTCTTTCTTTTTCAGCTTACGCCGAACAATTTGTTTCGCTCACCCTCTGTAGCGACCGATTACTGATCGAAATCGCCCGTCCCGAGCAAATTGCAGCAATGTCGCCTTATTCCAAAAAGCCATTGATGATGTTGGATAAACTCAATGTGGACAAACCTATCGTAGAGCCGAATTTAACCGAACTTTTACCCTATTTGGACAAAACTATTCTGCTCAACGAAAATTTTTATCCGCAACTGGTTGAAAGTCTAAAAAGGCTAGGAGTGAAAATTATTCCGGTTAACGATAGCCCTCAAACACCTGATGAATTGTTTAAGTTTATCCTACAATTAGGCGAAATCACCCGAAACCAAGAACACGCCAAAAAATTGGTTTTAAAACTTAAATCGAAAAATTTTAATTTAAATCAAACGCTTACAGATACGCTCATGGTATCCGATACAGGCGTTGCAGAAAGCTATTTACCCCAATATCCGGTATTGCTGAATTTACTTGGGTTACAACCGTTAAAAACACCGCTTACTTTACAAAATTTCTCACTCGAAAAAGTGTTACTCGCCCAACCCCATTTTTTAATCCGTCAAACCGATAACCGGGGCTACAATTTACAAGCCGAATGGCTTTCACACCCCGTTTTGCAACATTTCTTCCGAAATCGACCGCTTGTAACTATCCCTTTGAAATACACTTACTGCTTCGATCATGGCATTTGGCAAGGTGCGGAAAAGATTTATCGGCAGGTGAAACAATGA